The following coding sequences lie in one Capsicum annuum cultivar UCD-10X-F1 chromosome 5, UCD10Xv1.1, whole genome shotgun sequence genomic window:
- the LOC124898795 gene encoding LOW QUALITY PROTEIN: putative late blight resistance protein homolog R1A-3 (The sequence of the model RefSeq protein was modified relative to this genomic sequence to represent the inferred CDS: inserted 1 base in 1 codon; deleted 4 bases in 2 codons), with protein sequence MEKLKWELTFVSACLQLCYYISDGSNAEMPCISYEVHDLVQSLFHQSGDDMLLVKLKDHVVPHLLENIRSSKISDHHSVSSVTMTEDQLVELLDALLVNLHYLPKVRAELFLPSRTQYELLQNVFGNLRDFHGLIVNGCIERKTIESVLPQFQLMAERVGHFCFVLLSYQLDKKDEEDEDEVYSMLVHLLLKIIPVSLEVMHICSTNLKASKSAEVGRFIKQFLEASPDILREYLIHLQQHMVIAITXSTPARNIHVMIEFLLIILTDVSKDVILHDKLFVLLECVGALTKEVSVLVRNLEENLRNEENMKETSGASLNLAENIEILKEDLKKVFLKPPTDSSQLCFPMSDGPLFMTLLLRNLNDLLDSNAYSVVLIKEEIGWVKEDLEHIRSFFGNVEQELHRDLWTRVLDVAYEAEHAINSILARDHGLLQLIFLLPDIVEKIKLVKKEVQEKISKNTSIIFANSPNKPVINKSSIAGKIIVGFKEETKRIIRNLTSGPAEIDVISIVGMPGLGKTTLAYRVYNEKSVVGHFDVRAWCTVDQERNQKKLLQKIFNQVNGLKGSFNEEGIDDDIADKLRKHLFGKRYLIVLDDLWDTATWDELTRPLFTIPSEFQNGSRVILTSRKKEVALHGKCHSDPLDLRLLRPEESWELLEKRVFGEEHFPDELKDVGAKIAEKCNGLPLVLDLIGGVISRKEKKQALWLEVLNNLSSFIFKDEEEVMKVIQLSYDHLSDHLKPCFLYLASYPKDKNIRISWLKDLWSDEGLVEPTDMKSVEDVTEVYVDELISSSLVIVRGGRHPSFQIHNLVHDFCSIKARMEKLFDLTSSIFLSSSSSSHLTLRRRTIIYDECLHSSDTSSLFSPEERYRYIKHLPSLKIDCGPSKVLPRSRSCHLRHLRLLKRLELRRIILTDTLLNEIGMLVHLRCLRISMQAKALPPSFSNLCNLETLVVDDSGSNMVLSPTIWSLAKLRYVKTNTCSVFDSDIDKPTKLENLTTLMLLKLSCSVDSGDIFKRFPNLRILRFRIDCTSVYFPRLDVLNKLERVYAEFECFERTRVHQFDFHFPSNLKKVCLDGFNLTSDALSGIGRSLPNLQMLILFKGSIQGGKEWKMEQVTFHNLKSLQVYEVSFSEWLVTADESFPLLEILEIIHCNELIEIPESFGDIASLKSIRVWGSPQLKESAHKIKEYVEEMMGEDKLEVDDTCVF encoded by the exons ATGGAAAAGCTGAAATGGGAGCTGACATTTGTGTCTGCATGTTTACAGCTTTGTTATTACATTTCAGATGGTTCTAATGCCGAAATGCCTTGCATATCATATGAGGTTCATGATCTGGTTCAGTCACTTTTTCATCAGAGTGGAGATGACATGCTGTTGGTTAAATTAAAGGATCATGTTGTTCCTCACCTTCTTGAAAATATCAGAAGTTCTAAAATCTCAGATCATCATTCTGTATCAAGTGTCACCATGACTGAGGATCAGTTGGTTGAACTCTTGGACGCACTTCTTGTGAATCTCCATTATCTACCCAAGGTTCGTGCGGAGTTGTTTTTGCCATCAAGGACCCAATATGAGCTTCTTCAGAATGTTTTTGGCAATTTAAGAGATTTTCATGGTCTGATAGTAAATGGTTGCATTGAGCGCAAGACAATTGAAAGTGTCTTACCTCAGTTTCAACTTATGGCTGAGAGAGTAGGACACTTCTGTTTTGTACTTTTGTCTTATCAACTTGATAAAaaggatgaagaagatgaagatgaagtatATTCCATGCTAGTTCATTTACTTTTGAAGATAATTCCGGTCTCACTGGAGGTTATGCACATATGTTCTACAAATTTGAAAGCTTCAAAGTCAGCTGAAGTTGGACGCTTCATTAAGCAGTTCCTAGAAGCCTCTCCAGATATTCTTAGAGAATATCTGATTCATCTACAACAGCACATGGTTATTGCTATTA CTAGCACCCCAGCTCGAAATATTCATGTCATGATTGAGTTCCTATTGATTATTCTTACTGATGTGTCCAAGGACGTTATTCTTCATGACAAATTGTTTGTTCTCTTGGAATGTGTTGGAGCACTTACCAAGGAGGTATCCGTTCTTGTTCGCAACTTGGAAGAGAACTTGAGGAATGAAGAGAATATGAAGGAAACAAGCGGGGCAAGTCTAAAT CTTGCTGAAAATATTGAAATCCTGAAGGAAGATCTCAAGAAAGTTTTCTTGAAACCCCCTACAGACTCATCTCAACTTTGCTTCCCCATGAGTGATGGACCGCTCTTCATGACTCTTCTACTCAGAAACTTAAATGACTTGCTCGATTCCAATGCTTATTCAGTTGTTTTGATAAAAGAAGAAATCGGTTGGGTGAAAGAAGACTTAGAACACATAAGATCGTTTTTCGGAAATGTGGAGCAAGAATTGCATAGAGATCTTTGGACTCGTGTTCTAGATGTGGCATATGAGGCAGAACATGCCATTAACTCAATTCTTGCCAGAGATCATGGTCTCTTGCAGCTTATCTTCTTACTTCCTGATATCGTAGAAAAGATCAAGCTTGTCAAAAAAGAGGTACAAGAGAAGATCTCCAAGAACACGAGTATCATTTTTGCAAACTCTCCCAACAAGCCAGTtataaacaagtcatcaatagcTGGTAAAATAATTGTAGGTTTTAAGGAGGAGACGAAGAGGATAATTAGGAATCTCACCAGCGGCCCAGCTGAGATAGATGTCATTTCCATAGTCGGCATGCCAGGGCTTGGAAAAACTACTTTGGCTTATAGAGTATATAATGAAAAGTCTGTTGTTGGTCATTTCGATGTTCGTGCTTGGTGCACAGTCGACCAGGAACGTAATCAGAAAAAATTGTTGCAGAAAATTTTCAATCAAGTTAATGGCTTGAAAGGAAGTTTCAATGAAGAAGGGATAGACGATGACATTGCTGACAAGCTACGGAAACATCTGTTTGGAAAGAGGTACCTTATTGTCTTGGATGACTTGTGGGATACTGCAACATGGGATGAGTTAACAAGACCATTATTTACCATCCCATCTGAATTTCAAAATGGAAGCAGAGTTATTTTAACAAGTCGAAAAAAGGAAGTGGCTTTGCATGGAAAATGCCACAGTGATCCTCTTGATCTTCGATTGCTAAGACCAGAAGAAAGTTGGGAGTTGTTAGAGAAAAGGGTATTCGGAGAAGAACATTTCCCTGATGAACTAAAGGATGTTGGAGCAAAAATAGCCGAAAAGTGTAATGGGCTTCCTTTGGTACTTGATTTGATCGGCGGAGTCATTTCAAGGAAGGAAAAGAAACAGGCTTTGTGGCTTGAAGTTCTCAATAATTTGAGTTCCTTTATTTTTAAGGATGAAGAGGAAGTGATGAAGGTTATACAATTAAGTTATGACCATTTGTCAGATCACCTAAAGCCGTGTTTTCTGTACCTTGCAAGTTATCCAAAGGACAAAAATATTAGGATCTCTTGGTTGAAAGATTTATGGAGTGATGAAGGACTTGTGGAACCAACTGATATGAAGAGTGTGGAAGATGTAACGGAGGTTTATGTGGATGAGTTAATTTCTAGTAGCTTGGTGATAGTGAGAGGTGGTAGGCACCCGAGTTTCCAAATTCATAATCTTGTGCATGATTTTTGTTCGATAAAAGCTAGAATGGAAAAGTTGTTTGACTTGACGAGTTCAATTTTTCTGTCATCCTCCTCTTCTTCACATCTGACGCTGCGTAGAAGGACCATTATTTATGATGAATGCCTTCATTCGAGTGATACTTCTTCCTTGTTCAGTCCAGAAGAGCGATATCGTTATATTAAACACCTCCCCTCTTTGAAGATAGACTGTGGACCCTCCAAAGTTCTTCCCCGCAGCCGCAGCTGTCACCTAAGACACCTGAGGCTTCTTAAAAGGTTGGAGCTGCGGCGTATAATCTTGACAGATACTTTGCTGAATGAAATAGGTATGCTTGTTCATTTGAGGTGCTTAAGAATTTCGATGCAGGCAAAAGCTCTCCCTCCGTCATTTTCAAACCTCTGCAATCTAGAAACTCTGGTGGTGGATGACAGTGGATCAAACATGGTATTATCCCCTACTATCTGGAGTCTTGCAAAGCTACGATATGTAAAGACC AATACTTGTTCTGTCTTTGATTCAGATATTGACAAACCAACAAAGTTAGAGAATCTGACTACATTAATGCTTCTCAAACTTTCCTGTTCGGTAGACTCTGGGGATATTTTCAAACGTTTTCCCAATCTTCGAATCCTTCGATTCCGCATAGATTGTACATCAGTTTATTTTCCAAGATTGGATGTCCTTAACAAACTCGAAAGAGTTTATGCTGAATTTGAGTGCTTCGAGCGTACACGTGTACATCAGTTTGATTTTCACTTCCCTTCGAACTTGAAAAAAGTGTGTTTGGATGGCTTCAATCTGACATCAGATGCACTGTCAGGAATTGGGAGATCACTACCCAACCTTCAAATGCTGATACTATTCAAAGGAAGCATCCAGGGTGGAAAAGAATGGAAAATGGAACAAGTCACCTTCCACAATCTCAAATCTCTACAAGTGTATGAGGTGTCTTTTTCTGAATGGCTGGTTACTGCAGATGAATCCTTTCCTTTGCTCGAGATATTAGAAATAATACATTGTAATGAGCTTATAGAGATCCCAGAGAGTTTTGGAGATATTGCTTCATTAAAGTCCATCAGAGTGTGGGGAAGCCCTCAGCTTAAAGAGTCGGCacataagattaaagaatatgttgaagaaatgatGGGAGAAGACAAGCTTGAGGTAGACGATACTTGTGTTTTTTAA